One Cupriavidus basilensis genomic window carries:
- a CDS encoding NAD-dependent epimerase/dehydratase family protein has protein sequence MRIVLIGATGMIGQGVLRACLKADDVTEIIVIGRRALPGYADPRLKFFIVPDLAGFEAADDVFSSADACFFCAGVSSFGMTEAAYRAVTHDLTLHVAEQLLRRSPDMTMVYVSGAGADSSEQGKTMWARVRGQTENALQRLAFRQVTIFRPTAIIPEDGIQSRTASYRWMYMVFKPLLVLARRISPASVLTTGIVGDAMLNTVRRGVPPRAILTPTDIHRLATSV, from the coding sequence ATGCGCATCGTCCTGATCGGAGCGACCGGCATGATTGGCCAGGGTGTCTTGCGTGCCTGCCTGAAAGCTGATGATGTCACCGAAATCATCGTGATCGGGCGGCGCGCGCTGCCCGGATACGCTGACCCGCGGCTCAAGTTCTTCATCGTGCCGGATCTCGCAGGCTTCGAAGCGGCAGACGACGTGTTCTCCAGTGCCGATGCGTGCTTTTTTTGCGCGGGTGTTTCGTCTTTTGGCATGACCGAGGCCGCCTACCGTGCAGTGACCCATGACCTCACGCTCCACGTTGCCGAGCAACTGCTTCGACGCAGTCCCGACATGACCATGGTGTACGTCTCCGGAGCCGGCGCCGATAGCAGCGAACAGGGCAAGACCATGTGGGCGCGGGTCCGCGGACAGACCGAGAACGCTTTGCAGCGCCTGGCGTTCCGCCAGGTGACCATCTTCCGGCCCACTGCGATTATTCCCGAGGACGGCATCCAGTCGCGTACCGCCAGCTATCGCTGGATGTACATGGTCTTCAAGCCGCTTCTCGTGCTAGCGCGCCGCATTTCACCGGCCAGTGTGCTGACCACTGGAATCGTCGGCGACGCCATGCTCAACACCGTGCGTCGTGGTGTGCCGCCGAGAGCCATCCTGACGCCGACGGACATACATCGGTTGGCTACGAGCGTGTGA
- a CDS encoding aldehyde dehydrogenase family protein produces the protein MQRIEHIYINGEFVTPHGQEWFDLYNPSTEAVIGQVRLGDEQDARRAIAAAQAVFPAWSRTTREERIEALRRMHRAIVAREDDLMEAIVTEYGAPSVRSRWMTEYPAQTIAQAIDALDSFEFEERAGAAHVVMTPVGVAGLITPWNSNAGFICNKLATALAAGCTAVIKPSEMSAMQTQIVAEALHEAGLPPGVFNIVNGRGDMVGEEIARNPGIAKISFTGSSAVGQHLLSAGSATMKRVTLELGGKSPTVVLDDADFGAVMPLVLGAGFLNSGQACIAGTRILVPRHRLAEFEQIAREAVAHVKSGDPREADTDIGPMVSHRQWERVQNYIRIGIEEGAALLAGGEGRPDGLQAGWFVKPTIFTNANNRMRIAREEIFGPVLTIIPYSDDAEAIAIANDTNYGLSAIVLGKDIKRCERVARQIDAGRVLVNTLAHEPRAPFGGFKYSGLGREMGKWGIGAYLEPKTLMVASGQVQ, from the coding sequence ATGCAACGCATTGAACACATCTATATCAACGGCGAATTCGTCACGCCGCATGGCCAGGAATGGTTTGATCTGTACAACCCGAGCACCGAAGCAGTGATTGGCCAGGTGCGCCTTGGCGATGAGCAGGATGCACGGCGCGCCATCGCAGCGGCCCAGGCAGTGTTCCCTGCCTGGTCACGCACCACGCGCGAGGAACGGATCGAGGCGCTCCGGCGCATGCACCGGGCCATCGTTGCGCGTGAGGATGACCTGATGGAGGCCATTGTGACCGAATATGGCGCGCCGTCCGTGCGCTCACGCTGGATGACGGAGTATCCGGCCCAGACTATTGCACAGGCCATCGATGCGTTGGATTCGTTCGAGTTCGAAGAGCGCGCAGGCGCCGCACATGTCGTGATGACGCCCGTTGGCGTCGCGGGCCTGATCACGCCCTGGAATAGCAACGCAGGCTTTATTTGCAACAAGTTGGCAACGGCGCTGGCCGCAGGATGCACCGCAGTCATCAAGCCCAGCGAGATGAGCGCGATGCAGACACAGATCGTGGCCGAGGCACTGCACGAGGCCGGCCTGCCCCCGGGCGTGTTCAACATCGTCAATGGCCGTGGCGACATGGTCGGCGAAGAGATCGCGCGCAACCCCGGAATTGCCAAGATCTCGTTCACAGGCTCTTCCGCAGTGGGCCAGCATCTGCTGAGCGCGGGGTCCGCCACCATGAAGCGTGTGACGCTGGAACTGGGCGGCAAATCTCCTACAGTGGTGCTCGATGACGCGGACTTTGGCGCCGTCATGCCGCTCGTGCTTGGCGCGGGCTTCCTCAACAGCGGCCAGGCCTGTATCGCCGGCACCCGCATTCTGGTGCCGCGCCATCGGCTTGCGGAGTTCGAGCAGATTGCAAGGGAAGCGGTTGCGCACGTCAAATCCGGCGATCCGCGCGAAGCCGACACCGACATCGGCCCGATGGTGAGCCACAGGCAATGGGAGCGCGTGCAGAACTACATCCGCATCGGCATCGAAGAAGGCGCCGCGCTGCTGGCCGGTGGCGAAGGAAGGCCCGATGGACTGCAAGCTGGCTGGTTCGTCAAGCCCACCATTTTCACCAACGCAAATAACCGGATGCGCATTGCGCGCGAAGAGATCTTTGGGCCTGTTCTCACCATCATTCCGTACAGCGACGACGCCGAGGCCATTGCCATCGCCAACGACACGAACTACGGGCTGAGTGCGATCGTGCTCGGCAAGGACATCAAGCGCTGCGAACGCGTGGCCCGGCAGATCGATGCAGGCCGCGTGCTGGTCAACACGCTCGCCCACGAGCCGCGTGCGCCATTTGGTGGCTTCAAGTATTCTGGCCTTGGGCGCGAGATGGGGAAATGGGGCATCGGTGCGTACCTGGAGCCCAAGACCTTGATGGTGGCGTCGGGGCAGGTTCAATGA
- a CDS encoding LysR family transcriptional regulator: MTELEVVLAVARRSSFRGAALELGMSATAVSSAVASLEARLKVRLFNRSTRSVALTDAGQRYVERIAPALAEIQRANEEAATEPDAPSGTLRINAPQGVASLLLEPIFHQYALRYPQVRIDIVSESRLIDIVAEGFDAGIRLAESVPQDMIAVPLSRDLRMLVVATPDYLKCNGTPRHPRDLLKHQSIGMRMSHGGIYHWELEHKGQKVRMDLPVRMTLNEMLAIKQAVLLGLGIGFISEWFVEEEVKSGALVPVLTPWCQPFGGLRLYYSGHRFVPTRLRALVELVRELALGEGHFAGIQTG; this comes from the coding sequence ATGACCGAGCTTGAAGTAGTTCTGGCCGTTGCGCGCCGCAGCAGTTTTCGTGGCGCGGCGTTGGAGCTTGGAATGTCGGCCACGGCGGTGAGCAGCGCCGTCGCTAGCCTGGAGGCACGGCTCAAGGTGCGCCTCTTCAACCGCTCGACACGTAGCGTTGCCCTGACCGATGCCGGCCAGCGCTACGTGGAACGCATCGCACCGGCACTTGCGGAAATCCAGCGGGCCAACGAGGAGGCTGCCACCGAGCCTGACGCGCCCAGCGGCACGCTGCGCATCAACGCACCGCAGGGGGTGGCCTCCTTGTTGCTGGAGCCGATTTTTCATCAGTACGCACTGCGTTACCCTCAGGTACGCATCGACATCGTCAGCGAGTCACGTCTGATCGATATCGTCGCCGAGGGCTTCGATGCGGGGATCCGTCTCGCCGAATCCGTACCGCAGGACATGATTGCCGTGCCGCTCTCCCGTGACCTCCGCATGCTAGTCGTGGCAACGCCCGATTACCTGAAGTGCAACGGCACGCCCAGGCATCCGCGCGATCTGCTCAAGCATCAGAGCATCGGCATGCGCATGTCGCACGGCGGCATCTATCACTGGGAACTGGAGCATAAGGGGCAGAAGGTGCGGATGGACCTGCCCGTGCGCATGACCCTCAACGAGATGCTGGCCATCAAGCAGGCAGTGCTGCTCGGGCTCGGCATCGGCTTCATCTCGGAATGGTTCGTTGAAGAAGAAGTCAAGTCTGGGGCGTTGGTACCTGTGCTCACTCCCTGGTGCCAACCGTTTGGCGGCCTCAGGCTTTACTACTCAGGCCACAGGTTCGTGCCCACGCGATTGCGCGCACTGGTCGAATTGGTTCGTGAGCTAGCGCTGGGGGAAGGCCACTTCGCCGGGATTCAAACGGGATAG
- a CDS encoding AraC family transcriptional regulator: MQTAYEYVDARTGQSAAFTPDAVTLQDHNRWSGLRLEQWEGNAGEVNDVVLPRHGVIVNIGETTHTTVRWSGRRRLSGLYRTGTTMINPERLPYDADGRGYFRGLVMAVAPESLRTMSPGQAEVELVPQFSVDDPFIASVARVLAQDVRDNYPAGPMYGEAIEAALNAHLARHYATRSAAPARAEGLSEIEQERVRTYLLDQLDEDLRLADLARLVQLDVHGFARRFKRTFGVPPHQFVLRARIERAKSLLRDTSAPLVDIALQCGFSSHSHFATVFRRQVGVRPRDYRAATNWRNPLRVL; encoded by the coding sequence ATGCAGACTGCCTACGAGTACGTGGATGCCCGTACGGGACAGAGCGCGGCATTCACTCCAGATGCCGTCACGTTGCAGGACCACAATCGCTGGTCCGGGTTGCGGTTGGAGCAATGGGAGGGCAACGCGGGCGAGGTAAATGATGTCGTGCTGCCGCGTCACGGCGTGATCGTCAATATCGGCGAAACGACGCACACGACGGTGCGATGGAGCGGCCGGCGACGGCTGTCTGGGCTCTACCGTACCGGGACCACGATGATCAATCCCGAGCGGCTACCGTACGATGCGGATGGGCGTGGGTACTTTCGTGGCCTGGTAATGGCTGTGGCACCCGAAAGCTTGCGTACGATGTCGCCGGGGCAGGCAGAGGTGGAACTGGTGCCGCAATTTTCAGTGGACGATCCATTCATCGCGAGCGTGGCAAGAGTGCTGGCGCAGGATGTCCGCGACAACTATCCGGCTGGCCCCATGTATGGCGAGGCCATCGAAGCGGCGCTCAACGCGCACCTGGCACGCCACTATGCGACGCGCTCGGCCGCGCCAGCGCGCGCTGAAGGCCTGTCAGAAATCGAGCAGGAACGCGTGCGCACGTACCTGCTGGACCAGTTAGATGAGGACTTGCGGCTGGCTGACCTCGCGCGGCTGGTACAACTGGATGTGCACGGTTTTGCGCGCCGCTTCAAGCGCACGTTCGGTGTGCCACCGCACCAGTTCGTGCTGCGAGCGCGCATCGAGCGGGCCAAGAGCTTACTGCGAGATACGTCGGCACCGCTGGTGGATATTGCCCTGCAATGTGGCTTCAGCAGCCATAGCCACTTCGCGACAGTGTTTCGCCGCCAAGTGGGCGTCAGGCCGCGCGACTACCGTGCCGCTACGAATTGGCGGAATCCCCTGCGAGTGCTCTAA